A single window of Channa argus isolate prfri chromosome 2, Channa argus male v1.0, whole genome shotgun sequence DNA harbors:
- the ppm1g gene encoding protein phosphatase 1G isoform X1 codes for MSSGWVLCDWSSGSRTFGGTAKHRLTNSASIRSDSCLNFSSRCKAIKKKSTMGAYLSQPNTTKTSSDGGNNIMGYGFSAMQGWRVSMEDAHNCIPDFDEETAMFAVYDGHGGEEVALYSSKYLPDIIKEQKAYKDGKLQKALEDAFLAIDSRITTEDVIKELIQIAGRPTEEPPAEKVAEEDDLDTEEAILLHEEATMTIEELLVRYGQNRNAVKHAISAAVKKVSSSNPEALEDKAEGEEGQKKEGLNGEVEEETNGKVKEGEGSACSSKLRACRRTGGEGSSAAAESANGKEKPGKAEGDAGPSCSSLSSKASGDSNSRFFDDSEESEEGEEEEEEGSDEEDGSEEEEGDSSELDDEEDTEEGEEDSEDEEEEEMCLPGMDGKEEPGSDSGTTAVVALIRGKQLIVANAGDSRCVVSERGKAVDMSYDHKPEDEVELARIKNAGGKVTMDGRVNGGLNLSRAIGDHFYKRNKALPPEEQMISAMPDVKVLTLNEDHEFMVIACDGIWNVLSSQEVVDFISERIKPDQNGKFRALSSIVEELLDHCLAPNTSGDGTGCDNMTCIIVTLRPHPTPAQSDDKKKRKHEEESEGTEVEENGNDSKKSKSD; via the exons ATGTCTTCGGGGTGGGTCCTGTGTGATTGGTCCTCGGGCAGCAGGACATTTGGCGGCACGGCGAAGCACCGGTTGACCAACAGCGCTTCCATCCGATCCGACAGCTGCTTGAACTTCTCTTCGAG GTGtaaagccattaaaaaaaaatcaaccatgGGGGCTTATCTGTCGCAGCCTAACACAACCAAGACCTCCTCAGATGGCGGCAACAACATCATGGGTTACGGCTTCTCTGCCATGCAGGGCTGGCGTGTTTCCATGGAG GATGCTCACAATTGTATCCCAGACTTTGATGAGGAAACAGCCATGTTTGCTGTGTATGATGGACATGGAG GTGAAGAAGTGGCTCTGTACAGTTCCAAGTATCTTCCTGACATTATCAAAGAGCAGAAGGCCTACAAAGATGGCAAACTGCAAAAG GCTTTGGAAGATGCCTTCTTGGCCATAGACAGCAGAATTACCACAGAGGATGTCATCAAGGAGCTAATCCAAATCGCTGGCCGGCCCACTGAGGAGCCGCCTGCTGAAAAGGTGGCAGAGGAGGACGATT TGGACACAGAAGAGGCAATATTGCTCCACGAGGAGGCCACCATGACCATAGAGGAGCTGCTGGTACGCTACGGCCAGAACCGCAACGCTGTCAAACATGCCATCAG TGCGGCTGTTAAGAAGGTTTCCTCCTCTAACCCTGAGGCCTTGGAAGACAAAGCTGAGGGTGAGGAAGGACAGAAGAAAGAAGGGCTGAatggagaggtggaggaggagaccAATGGGAAGGTTAAGGAAGGTGAAGGTTCGGCATGCAGTTCAAAGTTGCGAGCCTGTCGGAGAACAGGAGGTGAAGGCAGCAGTGCAG cagcagaaagtGCCAATGGAAAAGAAAAGCCTGGTAAGGCAGAAGGGGATGCTGGACCTTCCTGCTCCTCTTTATCCTCCAAAGCTTCAGGAGATTCAAACTCTAGATTCTTTGATGACAGTGAGGAGTctgaggaaggagaggaggaagaagaggagggcaGTGATGAAGAG GATGGTAGTGAAGAGGAAGAAGGTGACAGCAGTGAGTTGGATGATGAGGAGGAtacagaggagggagaggaagattctgaggatgaagaggaggaggaaatgtgTCTACCTGGAATGGATGGCAAGGAGGAG CCTGGCTCGGACAGTGGAACAACAGCTGTCGTAGCTCTGATCCGAGGGAAACAGCTGATCGTGGCCAATGCTGGAGACTCGCGCTGTGTGGTGTCCGAACGGG GCAAAGCTGTTGACATGTCATACGACCACAAGCCAGAGGACGAGGTGGAACTAGCTCGCATCAAAAATGCTGGAGGGAAGGTGACCATGGATGGACGAGTCAATGGTGGACTGAACCTCTCCAGAGCTATTG GTGACCACTTCTATAAGAGGAACAAGGCTCTTCCCCCAGAAGAGCAGATGATTTCTGCGATGCCAGATGTCAAAGTTCTGACACTTAATGAGGACCACGAATTCATGGTTATTGCCTGTGATGGCATCTG GAATGTGCTAAGCAGTCAGGAGGTGGTGGACTTCATCAGTGAGAGGATCAAACCAGACCAGAATGGCAAATTCAGAGCCCTCTCATCCATAGTGGAGGAG CTGTTGGACCACTGTTTGGCCCCAAACACATCTGGAGACGGGACAGGCTGCGACAACATGACATGCATCATTGTCACCCTCCGGCCACACCCAACCCCCGCTCAGTCagatgataaaaagaaaaggaagcatGAGGAGGAGTCAGAAGGgactgaggtggaggagaacgGAAACGACAGCAAAAAGTCTAAAAGTGACTAA
- the ppm1g gene encoding protein phosphatase 1G isoform X2, with protein sequence MGAYLSQPNTTKTSSDGGNNIMGYGFSAMQGWRVSMEDAHNCIPDFDEETAMFAVYDGHGGEEVALYSSKYLPDIIKEQKAYKDGKLQKALEDAFLAIDSRITTEDVIKELIQIAGRPTEEPPAEKVAEEDDLDTEEAILLHEEATMTIEELLVRYGQNRNAVKHAISAAVKKVSSSNPEALEDKAEGEEGQKKEGLNGEVEEETNGKVKEGEGSACSSKLRACRRTGGEGSSAAAESANGKEKPGKAEGDAGPSCSSLSSKASGDSNSRFFDDSEESEEGEEEEEEGSDEEDGSEEEEGDSSELDDEEDTEEGEEDSEDEEEEEMCLPGMDGKEEPGSDSGTTAVVALIRGKQLIVANAGDSRCVVSERGKAVDMSYDHKPEDEVELARIKNAGGKVTMDGRVNGGLNLSRAIGDHFYKRNKALPPEEQMISAMPDVKVLTLNEDHEFMVIACDGIWNVLSSQEVVDFISERIKPDQNGKFRALSSIVEELLDHCLAPNTSGDGTGCDNMTCIIVTLRPHPTPAQSDDKKKRKHEEESEGTEVEENGNDSKKSKSD encoded by the exons atgGGGGCTTATCTGTCGCAGCCTAACACAACCAAGACCTCCTCAGATGGCGGCAACAACATCATGGGTTACGGCTTCTCTGCCATGCAGGGCTGGCGTGTTTCCATGGAG GATGCTCACAATTGTATCCCAGACTTTGATGAGGAAACAGCCATGTTTGCTGTGTATGATGGACATGGAG GTGAAGAAGTGGCTCTGTACAGTTCCAAGTATCTTCCTGACATTATCAAAGAGCAGAAGGCCTACAAAGATGGCAAACTGCAAAAG GCTTTGGAAGATGCCTTCTTGGCCATAGACAGCAGAATTACCACAGAGGATGTCATCAAGGAGCTAATCCAAATCGCTGGCCGGCCCACTGAGGAGCCGCCTGCTGAAAAGGTGGCAGAGGAGGACGATT TGGACACAGAAGAGGCAATATTGCTCCACGAGGAGGCCACCATGACCATAGAGGAGCTGCTGGTACGCTACGGCCAGAACCGCAACGCTGTCAAACATGCCATCAG TGCGGCTGTTAAGAAGGTTTCCTCCTCTAACCCTGAGGCCTTGGAAGACAAAGCTGAGGGTGAGGAAGGACAGAAGAAAGAAGGGCTGAatggagaggtggaggaggagaccAATGGGAAGGTTAAGGAAGGTGAAGGTTCGGCATGCAGTTCAAAGTTGCGAGCCTGTCGGAGAACAGGAGGTGAAGGCAGCAGTGCAG cagcagaaagtGCCAATGGAAAAGAAAAGCCTGGTAAGGCAGAAGGGGATGCTGGACCTTCCTGCTCCTCTTTATCCTCCAAAGCTTCAGGAGATTCAAACTCTAGATTCTTTGATGACAGTGAGGAGTctgaggaaggagaggaggaagaagaggagggcaGTGATGAAGAG GATGGTAGTGAAGAGGAAGAAGGTGACAGCAGTGAGTTGGATGATGAGGAGGAtacagaggagggagaggaagattctgaggatgaagaggaggaggaaatgtgTCTACCTGGAATGGATGGCAAGGAGGAG CCTGGCTCGGACAGTGGAACAACAGCTGTCGTAGCTCTGATCCGAGGGAAACAGCTGATCGTGGCCAATGCTGGAGACTCGCGCTGTGTGGTGTCCGAACGGG GCAAAGCTGTTGACATGTCATACGACCACAAGCCAGAGGACGAGGTGGAACTAGCTCGCATCAAAAATGCTGGAGGGAAGGTGACCATGGATGGACGAGTCAATGGTGGACTGAACCTCTCCAGAGCTATTG GTGACCACTTCTATAAGAGGAACAAGGCTCTTCCCCCAGAAGAGCAGATGATTTCTGCGATGCCAGATGTCAAAGTTCTGACACTTAATGAGGACCACGAATTCATGGTTATTGCCTGTGATGGCATCTG GAATGTGCTAAGCAGTCAGGAGGTGGTGGACTTCATCAGTGAGAGGATCAAACCAGACCAGAATGGCAAATTCAGAGCCCTCTCATCCATAGTGGAGGAG CTGTTGGACCACTGTTTGGCCCCAAACACATCTGGAGACGGGACAGGCTGCGACAACATGACATGCATCATTGTCACCCTCCGGCCACACCCAACCCCCGCTCAGTCagatgataaaaagaaaaggaagcatGAGGAGGAGTCAGAAGGgactgaggtggaggagaacgGAAACGACAGCAAAAAGTCTAAAAGTGACTAA